CTCTAATGAGAGCATACTGCTTCTGTGGTGGTTCCTCTCACCTCCCATGAACCTCTTGTACTGTTAGAGCTCAGTATGAAAAGGTCAGTCAGATAACAAGAACATAATCAAAAAATAAGCTTGAAAAACATAACTACTGGCCATGCATTATGTCATCTACTTAGAGCTGCTTAATACACTTCTCTGTTCTAGAGATTTAAGTAAGCCTTTCTCACATTGGTTTAAGTTCTAAGTTTCCCCAAATTAAGCTTTTCAGCATTataaattcagctttttaataGTAACCACAGACTCATTTCTCCCTCAGAAACTTGAGCTCTCAGCCATCTTTCAGAAAGCTGGGTGAGCAAAAGGCAGCTTGGCAAGTGCTATAACCCCTCAACAAATAGGATTCTTAAACTGAGAAAGTCTACAAAGTCCAGAGGAACACAAAAGAACCCACAAACTGTCATCTGGACAGCAGTATCATCTGTGGAGAAGGACGAACTTGTGTTTatttctccaaaagaaaaagtctATTATGTAAGTGATGGTTAAAATTTATTGTCTAGAGCACCCATGGGAGCATAAAAGAACATTTCTATTGAGGCGTACTTCGTGGCTGCTTGTTGGAGGTAGCACAGTCTATCAAACcacacaaagaaacagaatgaaagaacTCCTGTGTTACTTTGCTTTGCCACTGCCATGTGGCATGGCTGTCATCAAAGCTCTGATGTGTCAGGCAAGTCATTACTTTGTTTCCCTGCCACGATCTGTAATGAGGGTAATGTTTACTTCCCACTGGAATGTCATAGAGAACAGCAACCATACAGTCATCCCAATATGAAACATTTTATGACATATGCTGCTAGATGGGAAGAATCCTGTTACATTCAAACCTTTGCCCCACACAGCCCAAGAAGCTTATACAAAGCAGGCTGacttcttcccccagctcttACCAATGGGATCATATCTGTACAGGACCAGTTTGTCCTGCAGCCGGAGTCTCCTGACGTTGAAACAGTAGCCCGTCTCCGCAGCACTTTTCATCCTCACCAGGATGTATCTAAAGTCACAAGGAATGTCTGTATCACTGCACCAACCTGCAGCAAGGGCCTGGCCAatctgccagggcagggacaagCTTTCAGCATGAACAACTTGGCAGAGTCACTTAAGATACTTGATTTCAATTTCATGGTTGTTCTGGATAGGGGTGTCAGTATTATATGCTAAACTTGTAACAGACAAAGAGCCCACTATAACCCATAAGATTTAGTATCAAGTTTACATAACTCCTGAACAGAATACAAGCCCAGAAAGAAGTAGCTCCTCCACAAAGCAgtgaagggagaaagggaaggaaagagaaggaaaagaaaaagtgaaaaaaagggaaagtaaaagaatgagggggaaaaaaaggaaaagaaaaatgaatcagCATGCAATTGAGTCACTGTAACTTAAAAGAGAATAGCAACAGAGGAAGAATGATGGTAGTTAAAGATGTTTGGCTATAGATGACACTGCATCACAGAATATCACTTCCACATGCACAGAACCCGAGCAGACAGGATGCAACAAGTGGCATGCaaaaggagaagcaggacaCATCAGCACAGCCCATCCCACTACAGATACGGGGCTTGATGTTAACCCA
This window of the Melopsittacus undulatus isolate bMelUnd1 chromosome 3, bMelUnd1.mat.Z, whole genome shotgun sequence genome carries:
- the MRPL33 gene encoding large ribosomal subunit protein bL33m, whose amino-acid sequence is MFVTVAALAKSKSKYILVRMKSAAETGYCFNVRRLRLQDKLVLYRYDPIAKQRVLFTEKRKIRSL